GAACATTTTCAAATCTACATGCTTGGAGATGTCTACGCCATTTACTGTTTTAGTAGCAGTAGTCGAACCTTCATCAGCACTACTACTATTCGCTCCATTATTCGCCCCATTGCCGCCGCAGGCTGACAATAGGCTTAATAACATGACCAACGATACTACGAGCAGGCTAGACTTTTTGAAAGATCCTTTCATTTAAACCCCTCCTAGATTTATTTGCTATGCATAGTTCAATAATCAGAGTTACCCTTTGACTGCACCAATCGTTAGGCCCTTCACAAAGTATTTCTGGACGAATGGGTAGAGAAAGATAATTGGTCCTGTAACAACAACGGTAAGCGCCATTTTTAATGATTCGACCGGGAAAGAGGCTATATACTCACCTGATTGCTCCATAATAGAGCGAATCGCTTGAATATCACCAAGCAATTTATAGAGAAAATATTGCAATGGATATAGTTTATCGTCGGATATGAAGAGCATGGCGTGGTACCAGTCATTCCAATAACCTAAGGCTGTAAATAACCCTAATGTAGCCACAACAGGTTTAGAAAGCGGGAGAATCAGCTGGATGAATATTCGAATATCACCCGCGCCGTCTATTTTGGCTGATTCAACAATAGCAAAGGGAATGCCTCTCATGAAGCCTTTGGCCAGCAAGATATTCCATACCGAAACTAGCGAAGGAAGAATTAACGCCCAGATTGAATTTTTTAATCCGTAGTACTTCACACACATAATATAATAGGGAACCAGTCCTCCACTAAAAAGTGTGGTAAAGAAGAAGAAGAATGAGAACCTGTTACGCCATTCAAAATCAGGCCTTTGCAGAACGTATCCTGTCATCAGTCCAATGAAGACAGCTAAACCCGTTCCAACCACGGTAACAAGCAACGTTACACCATAAGATCGAAGAATCGACTCTGGATTTTCGAATACTAGTTTATATCCTTCTAAACTGAATTCTCTTGGAAAAAGACTGTATCCATGTTGAATAATCGATTGCTCGCTTGAAAAAGATGAAGCCAAAATAAGTAGAAAGGGTATGAAACAAATAATTGCTAATATTCCGACGAAAGGATAACCAACCGCATTAAATATTCTTTCATCCAAGTTTTTTCTCACCATAAACACTCCCCCTAACTTTAAAACAATGCATAATCACTGTTAATTCTCTTGATGATAAAGTTGACGAGCAATATGGTTAAGAAGCACATCGCCGACTGATAGAAGCCTGCCGCCGCTGCCATACCGATTTCTGACGACTTAAGTAGTGATCTGAATACAAAAGTATCAATAATATCCGTCTGAGCGAATAACGCCCCGTTATCTCCAATTAATTGATAGAATAAACCGAAATCACCACGGAAAATCTGACCAACGGATAGTAAGAATAACGTAATGATCATTGGCAATATGCTTGGGAGCATAATGTAGCGAATACGCTGGAACAAGTTCGCACCATCTATTTTTCCAGCATCATACATTTCAGGATCAATGCTAATAATAGCTGCTAAGTAAATAACCGTACCGTATCCCAATTCCTTCCACAATTTAAAAAACACAATAAGATATTTCCAAATTCCAGCATCGCCATATACATTGACAGGATCTACTCCAAAGAGTGCAAGTGTACTATTCAGCATGCCATGCTCAAAGTTGAAAATGTTATACACGATAGAACCAACGATTACCCAAGAAATGAAGAACGGAAGGAACATTACGGACTGTGCGATTTTCTTGAAAAACTTCGAACCAATTTCACTTAAAAAAATTGCAGTAATGATTTGCATGGAGGTTACAATTAAGATAAATGCCAGGTTGTACAGAATAGTATTACGAGTAACATGCCAGGCGTCGCCTGAGAGAAAGAAGTATTTGAAATTTTCAATTCCAACCCATGGACTTCCAAATATGCCCAAAGAGTATTGAAATTTTTTAAATGCTAGTACAACACCGCCCATAGGAATGTAAGCAAATAAGATAACATGGAGTGTTGCAGGTAATAGCATTAGCAGCAACACTCGGTGTTTAATTAACCTCTTTACAAACGGATTCCCCATGACCCTCACCTCTTTCGTGTTTCATGATGATTGCGATTTATGATAGATAAAGAATAACACGCAATCAGAGAAGTTTAATTAGAGGGATGGCAGAACTAAGGGTAGGGTAGTGTCCGATAATTATCCATCTTCGGACACCACTCTACCCTATTTACGGTCATGAATCTACTCTTTATAAAATCGCTTACATTTACTGTTCCCCTCGTCGAAATTCGCTTGGCGTTTTGCCAGTCTGCTCGCGAAATAATCTACTAAAATACTTATCGTCCGAATACCCTATCTGTTCAGAAATCCAAACAATTGGGCGATTCGTACGCATTAAATATTCTTTTGCTTTTTCAATCCGAGCCTGCTGTACAAACTCGTTAAACGAACGACCTACGATATCTTTAAAGCATTGATTAAAATAACTTCTACTCATGTTGACTCTTTTGGCTACGTCCACTGCAAAAACCTGTTGACCTAGCTCTTCGTGAACGATTCGAACGGCTACCATGATGCAATTCACGACCTCTTTAGAATATTGAGATCCGATTTCGTCCGAGACGGATTTCTTTAAGTTAATAAACCAACCTTCACATTCATTCCAATGCATAAATGGACCAGGCATGGAAGCATTTGAAGAAACCGCTGAACTATAGCATTTATTCCACTCTGAAGAGATTTCCATCATAAATCTACTTAGTCTTGGAACGGACAATTGCAGTGCTTTTAGCTCCTGTAAAAGCTGACGCAGTAGGCTATTATCTCGCATCCAGTTAAAATTCAGCCACTCAGACATTTGAGCTGCAAGGACTTCTTCATTCATTACAATGGGAGCCTTGTCCATGTTATCCATATGTGCTGTAATCATATCGTTTTCTATGGCGTCTAGATAAAAAAAATGTTTATGACTATCACGACGTAATATGCGAAATACATCTGACCGTTCTCTTCCTTGAAGCCCTTCGACTTTAACAATCATCCAGTCCCGAGGGGTTGGAATACGTTTTAACACCTCATTATTAGCTTTAACCGCATCAGGTTGCCAGAACCAACAATTACCATAAATTTCTATCCATTCTCCTGTGCCTAGCATAGCTTGTTCCCACTGCGTATCCGCCTGTTCCAAGGAAGAATAAATGATATAACCAACATCAGAAACGAATGTGTCAAGCCGATGGTTACTACTAATAGTGTCGACTCCTTTGCCCCGCTCGTGCAACAGCCTGCTGTGGATACGACCTAACACTTCTTCGAAGTGCTCCCGCTCCAACTGGATTTTGGCGATATAATCAATGGCTCCTAACCTAAGCGCTTCCTGCACAAATTCAAAATCTTGATGGAGCGTCAACACTATCATAAATACTTCCGGGAATCTTTCCTTCGTCGCTTTCATCAGTTCAAGACCCGACATAACAGGCATCGAGAGATCCGTCATTAGCAGCTCAACTGAATGGTTCTCCATAAATTCTAATGCCATTTCCCCATTGCTAGCCTCTCCTATAACTTGCATATCGAAGCGACTCCATGGCATGGCAGATATCAGACCTCTTCGAACAAGGTTATCATCATCTACGACTAGCACATTAATCATTTCGTTTCCTCCTTCTCAAGAAACGGAATCGTTAAATAAACGGTCGTTCCTATGCCTAGCTCACTCTCGATATCCAGTTTAGCCCGTCCCTCGTAATAGGATTGCATCATTCTCTTCACGTAGTTCATACCAATACCCATTCCAACCTTTCTGAAATCGGATTGTTCCTCCGTAAGTAATCTCTTTATTTCTTCTTCTGAAATACCCGATCCGTTATCTGCAATGGAGATGACGATATCCTCATCATGACGATTGACCTCTACTTGAATACTTCCTTTATCATTAAGACCATGATAGAGTGCATTCTCCACAATAGGTTGCAATATGAAACGTGGAACTAAAACATCCATAACCCGCTCATCTACTTTGATCCTCATGTCAAATTTGAAGTTATATCGTATTTGCTGTAGCAGTAAATACTGGTTGAGAGAATCGATTTCTTCTCGAATCGTTGATTGTTCACCAAGCTTCCCCAAGTTGTAGAAGAGTAGCTTATTCAATGACGATACCAGTCGATCGATTTCATCTTGTCCATTGATAACAGCAAGCCAATGAATCGTATCCAACGTGTTCATCAGAAAATGTGGATTGATCTGATAAAGCAGCTTTTCAATTTCGAGATCTGCCCTTTTCTTTTCTTTCATCTCTACTTCTGTAAAAAGCTCTGAAATTTGAATCTTCATCTCGCTAAATTGCAGAAGCAGACTATCAAACTCTGGAATATGGGTAACAGCAGACTGCCGATGAAATTGCCCGATCGACATCCATTTAATTTCTCGATTAAATTCCCGTAGAGGATGATAGATCATCTTCCACAATAAAAGAGAGATGAGCGCTATCACGACAACAAACAGCAGAAAAATTAAGAAGATTTGTATGACCCATTTATCGCGTTCGTAATTATAGCTTGCTTTCGGAACGAGAGAAATGATGCTCCACCCTTGAGTGCTTGTTATCTCAAACCAATAGTAGCCTTTCCTCTGTCCAGACACATCTTTCTCTTGCAGAGTGAGGAACTGCTCTCCATGCTTAAATATATTTTCGTCCTCACTAAAAGCTACTTTTCCAGAGCTATCCAGAATGAGATGAAATGATTGGAGTGAAATTCGACTATCCAGAATACTCTTCGTCAAATCATACGCAGATTCAACATAGATATAAATGTTATCTCGACCCGGAATTTCAATTTTTTTAAGTGCGGAGACGACTTTTTCATTGCTATATCGTTCATAGCTAAGATGTGGAGCAAAATCTAAAACACCATATCGATCCGAAATTACCGATGTCAAATCATCAATAGAGAAAATAGATTTAACCGATGTACTCTCAGATATTATTTTCCCTTCATTGGCATCATAATATAATGCAAGTCCGACCGTCGGGTTGGTAAACGTCAGTAAGCTTAACTCTTCTTGAATCTCTGTAGATAGCTGTTGCTGTTCCGCTTCCTCATGAGAGAGTATCAATTGTTGCAGCTTATACCCTGTGCTACTTTGAATCGATAACTGCTGGGTGACAGTATTTAAATTATTGTAGGCGCTTTCAAGGGACAATTGGACTTGTTTAAGATTACTGTTCACGCCTGAATCCAGCTTACTTAACAATATTGAAGACATCGCATTATAGGACAATAACACTGTACTTACAAACGGAATCAATGCACTTGCCGCGAATAGGAGTGCGATTCTATTTTTTAAGGTCAACTGCTGGAACCAACCACCTATCTTATGACGCAGATCTAGCATATCATTACCATCCTATTATGTTGTTTTGAAAATCCGTAGACCAAAACCCAAAATATGTACAAGATTACAAAATCACTTATTAGGCTATTATTTCATAAGTTTCGTTAGCGATAAAGAAATATCTTATAAAACAATATATAAATGACTTAATTAGCATTAGTAATCAGATGATTCTCGATAATATTGGTATGGACGTGAATCATATAGAAATTCCTGAGCCGTACCTTCACTGGACGTTTGGCAGTGTCTTTTATCGAAATCTTGAGTTTCTAATCAAAGCAGCTAGCCGTTGATTTTCAAATCTTTAAATCCAGTTATTCAATATCATGGTACAATTTAAGGGAATACAGCTTATAACGAGCGACTGGAAGGGGCGATCGATAATGGTCTTTGGGATACTGTTTATTGGAGTTGTTGTCTTTATTATCATACAGTCCGTAGTTCGTAATGGTTCAAGCTCGAACAGCAACAGATTTAAGGGAAATAGACGTGATGATGCCGCCAGCATGTCTTTTATGGCTGCTAGCCATCCAGATCTGCTGGATACAAATAACCCGAATCACTCTAATCACTCTAATCACTCCCAAAAGCATCAACATCAACACCAACACGGAGGCGACTCCCATCACCATTCCGGACATGACAGCGGGAATAGCTGGGGTGGGGATAGCGGGCACAGTAGCGGGGGAGATTTCGGTGGAGGAGATTCTGGTGGCGGTGGCGGATGTGATTAGTGCGTTACTCTATAACAAAAGGAAAAGGGCATCCCTGATATTGCTTCAGGAGTGCCCTTTTTATGTTTATTGCCTTTTTAATACACTAAGAATCTTTGCTTGAGTCTGACTTAAAAAATTCTCAGCACCGTGCGGGTGTAGTGGTTCACTCCAAGCGAATCCATCGCCTTCCTCAATTCCGTTAGCAATCCGACATCCCAAGCACTCCATATTTCACACTCCATCCCAGGATCAAAGGTCATCTATTATTGATTAAATTGAACTCGGCTGAGAAGCACCTCACCGTTAAAGACTACATAAACATCGGTAGTACCAGACTCTATGGATACTTCACCAGTCAATGTGCTCCACTGTTGCAGAACTCTACCAGAAGGAACAGTCACAGATCCAACCTGTTTCCCAGCTGGGCTTCCAGTTCTGATCTCGATACTGCCACCTTTTGCAGAGGATACCACAGCTTCAAATGCTATTGCTCCATGATCGAATAATACATCGTTAAAAGCGATCCATGCGCCCTCTTTTACCGGATGTATAGAAGCCCCTCCTGCTTTGCATTCGTCCAGATATACGCCTTCGTAGTCATCATAATTCTCTGCTTTGGTGTTATTGTACAGATTACGAGATGGGATGATGTCCCCTTGAACAGTTATTTGGGCGGATAATTGGATATCAGCTGAAGAACGGCCGATCAGAATCGCGTATTCTCCATTTTCGACGCAATATTGCTCACGTGTAACATCCCAGAATGCCAGCTCGGAGACTGGTAGAGTAAACTCTACTGTATGCGATTGACCTGCGGCGATGCTCGCTTTTTCAAAACCCTTCAATTGTTTAATTGGACGTTTGACCCGGGAATTCAAAGCCTGCACATATAGCTGTACAACCTCGTCCCCATCGACTGCTCCCGTATTATCCACTTGAACGGAAATGTTAAGCGTATCGTCTTGTTGCAGATCGTTGGTGCTTACATTTAGGTTGCTATAGGAAGTTTGGGCGTAACTTAAGCCGTGACCAAAAGGATACAATGGCTCTCCATCAAAGTACATATAGGTTCTTTTGCCTTTGATAATATCATAATCCATCAGCTCAGGCAGCTGCTCCACAGAACGGAACCAAGTCATATTCAGCTTGCCAGAAGGACTGTAATCTCCGAAAAGAACCTCTGCAACTGCATTGCCCAGCTCTTGTCCACTGTGGGAAGTATATAGAACTGCCGGAATATTCTCGTCAATCCAAGTGGAAGATATCGGGTAACTGCCGACAATAACTACCACTGTATTCGGATTCGCTTCATAGACTGCTTTGACCAGACGCTCTTGCTCCTCTGGAAGCACAATATCGGGTCTGTCGATTTCTTCTTTACCATTAAGAAGTGGATGATTACCGACAAAAACCACGGCCACTTCAGCAGCTTTGGCAGCTTCTACAGCAGCTTTTATGCCGTTAGTTACTATGTTCTTTTTGAAAAGACGAGCATCCGCATTTGCGTCCTGATCAGCAACCTGCAACGTGCCATCCTCAGCATTCACAGAGATCAATTTGTCATTCCAAGTCCGTAAGGATACTGTACCTTCAGCTTCCGGAACGATGTTTATGGATTCTTTTACAAACCAACCGTAGATTTCGTCAGCAGATGCTGTGAGCTTCTCTGCATCATTTAGAGTCACATACTGTCCCCGACTTGTCGCCTTCAGCGTATTGCTGGTCCAGCCCCAAGCCGTATGTTGGAACATTTCTCCGTGCTCTGCCGTGTCATGCTGTACAGCCAATCTTCCGTCCTCACCGGTAATTCCGATGGCTTGACCATTTGCTGCTGAGGTAAGAATGATTTGATCTGCGCCGCTCTCAAAAGTAACTTGTTTGCCAGGTAGCTTCTTACTCACACCCTGAAGTGGAGTCACTCCATACGGTAATGTGCCGGAATACCAGTCTCTGAAAGCTTCATCGCCAAGCGGACCAATAATCGCTACTTTGTTCAATTCGGTCTTGCTTAGTGGTAATGTCGCTTGTTCATTCTTCAGCAGCACTATGGATTGTTTGGCAGCTTCCATGGAAAGTTCGGCATGCTTTTTGCTAAGAATAACGGAATCGTCGATTGCTGTGTATGGGTTTCCTTCAGCCGGGTCAAATTCTCCCAGACGGAAGCGAACTCTAAACGTGTTAGTTAGCGCACGATCCAGATCTTCCTCAGCTAGTAGGCTTTGGTTCAGTGCTTCATGAAGAACCTTGATCGTTTCCTCGGTTTCTTCTGTTACGCTGTCAATTCCGTTTTTGATAGATTCTGCCATCGATTGTGCAAAAGACTCATAATACTTATGATCCTTCACAATCCCGAATAAATCGCCGGCATCACTGACGATAAAGCCGTCCATATCCCACTCGCCTTTGACCACATCCATTACTGCCGGATGAAGAATAACAGGTACACCATTCACCGAGTTATAGGCGGTCATCATGGATTGTGCGCCACCTTCTTGAAAAGCAGGCTTGAACGCTTCCAGATAATACTCGCGCATATTTCTTGGGTCGATGCTGGCGGAACAGTTCCCGCGTTCGATCTCGTTGTTGTTCCCTAGAAAGTGTTTAAGCGTTGCGACCGCTTTCAAATAAACGGGGTGATCACCTTGAATCCCTTGCACAAGTGAGGTGCTGAGTTGTCCAGTCAGTTCCGGATCTTCACCGTAAGCTTCTTCCGTTCTGCCCCAACGTGGGTCACGCTCCATATCCACCGTTGGCGCCCATAACGTCAGGCCATTCACCGTTGGATTCTTTTTGTAAAATGCTCTTGCTTCATCTCCGATAGCTGAACCAATTTCCTTCATCAGTTCCGGGTTCCAGGTACAAGCCAGTCCACTTGGCTGCGGAAAAGAAGTCGCTTTTCCAAGCCAGGAAATTCCGTGCGCCGCTTCTGTACCATGCTTATAGGCTCCAACGCCCAAACGCTCTATGGCAGCTTGATACTGGGGGATCAGGCTTACTTTTTCATCAAGCGTTAATCTAGAGATCAGATCCTGCACTCGTTCATTTAGAGGTAAATCAATCTGTTGAAATGGATATTTAGATGCCACTGTTTCCATCAAAATCGCTCCTTCGATTCAAGTTGATAGCGGTTTCATATGTTCTCAAGGTTGTTGTCTATGTTAAACACAAATCTGGTCTATCAACATAATCATAGAAGATTAGGTCGATAAGTAACACCTTAACAATCTAAGTGAAAATCAGGTCATAATTAGAGATTTTGGGGTGGGGTAGTCGCCATCTCCTTTAGTGGGATGCGAGTTAGAACGGGGATGATTGATTGGCGGGGCGGGTGGGGGACGATATCTAGGGGATTCTTGCCTCTCTTTCGCCCAATTCACCTATGCCGCTCTAATCTGCGGGATTTATACCGCTCATTTGCTCGTTTTCCGTGCCACAGCCCTATTCTGCGGGATTTATACCGCTCATTTGCTCGCTTTCCGTCTCACAGCCCTATTCTGCGGGATTTATACCGCTCATTTGCTCGTTTTCCGTCCCACAGCCCTATTCTACGGGATTTATACCGCTCATTTGCTCGTTTTCCGTCTCACAGCCCCAATCTACGGGATTTATACCGCTCATTTGCTCGTTTTCCGTTCCACAGCCCTATTCTACGGGATTTATACCGCTCATTTGCTCGCTTTCCGTTCCACAGCCCTATTCTACGGGATTTATACCGCTCATTTGCTCGTTTTCCGTCTCACAGCCCCAATCTACGGGATTTATACCGCTCATTTGCTCGCTTTCCGTCCCACAGCCCCAATCTACGGGATTTATACCGCTCATTTGCTCGCTTTCCGTCCCACAGCCCTATTCTGCGGGATTTATACCGCTCATTTGCTCGGTTCTCGCCTTAACTCCATGGATTATACCGTCCATTCACCATAGGTGGATGTCCCTAAAAGAATGAACATATTCATATCTGCAAACCCTCCCACTTACCTGAGAAACTACCGGATTGAACTTTCCTTTCTCACAAAGAGACCTCATATACTTCCTAGCCGTCCTAAGATCTATCCCAAGCTCCCTCACCAAATCAACCGGCCGAATGCACCCGTTCGAACGTACCGCAATCCGCAAAATATCACGCTCCAGTCTGCTAAAATCCATCTTCTCTTCCGCCCTCAATGCAAGATAAGGCATCAACAATGGTCTTAACAAAGTAATCGTAAGTTCTGGATTCGCCTCCAGGTCATCGTAAGGAATCGCCACCACCCGGTAACCCGCAATTTGCAGATACGTCTCTCGATTCAGCTCTTGCCTGTATCGCGTTCGGTCTGTATTTTGCACATGAGGGCCGTACCCTTTTATTTCAAACGCAAACTTAACTTGCCCCGGCTTCCACACAAAATCAACAAAATAGGGCTTGCTGCGCCAATCTGCCACTTCATATTCAGGATGAAAATCATTGAAATGCCCCATCATGGGCCACCATACCTTTTCCACAAACATTCGCTCACCATGCCCATGTCCCCGCTCCAACCTCCCACGCCGTTCTCCCGTTCTTCGACTAATATGATCTTCGACCCAACGACTATGCTCCTCCGTAAATCCCATACGTCACCCTCCTCCTTGGCATAAAAAAATCCCGCACCCAAATATGGGTACGGGACGTGCTTCGTCCTATTACTCAAAAGTATAGTATTCGCTTTCTGATGATGTCAATGGTACTCTACACTCTACCACGATGCCTATCCAGCTAACAATTACTTATCCAGCAAAAAAGCAAATTGGTTTGAGTATGGTGCGCTAAGTAAGTTCAGCAAAAGTTAGCATACTACAGCAGTTCAGTTACAGTAAGCTCATTTACAGTAAGTTCAGCTAGAGTAGTTCTGCTAAAGTAGCCTCAGTTAGTGTGAATTCAGTTAGAATGAGATCAGCTAGAATAACCTCATTAGAGTAATCTAGACTTCCCCTTTTATCCCCCCAAACCCTACCGCCGACTCAACTTCCCATCCCAGCTACTTATCCCGCCCTGCAAATGTGCAAGCCGAGTATACCCATGTTTACCCAAGATCCGCGCTGCGTTCTTGCTTCGCATGCCACTGCGGCAGTAGAGCAGGACATCCCGATCCTTCGGGATATCGCCTAGCCTCTGCTCTAGCTGAGATAGCGGGATGTTTTTCGCTCCCGGGATAAATCCACTCTTGTATTCCTCCGGTTCACGAACATCGATCAGCAGCTTATTTTTAGATTGCTGCATTTCGCTACGAAACTCTGCCACCTTCAACGTCCTTACACTTGCGCTATTACCAAATCCGAGACGGGAAAATATTGAACTTAAATCCATTATCCTTCGCACCCTTTCACCGAAATATCGGAGAGCGTTATTTTGTTCCGTAAAAAATCACCATTTACCGCATATAACTTACGAAATCCTTGCTTATAGAGAATTCTTGCGGCTTTGTTTCTTTTATAGTAACTCCCTGCAAGAATTAGAACGGAGTCGTCTGACGAAAGACAGTGCTGCCACACATAGGCTAGCCGCCCTAACGATATATTTATCGAACCACGGATACTGTCCTCCTGGTATTCAACGGCATCCCTGACATCGAGCATTTTCATAACTTGTGATTGATCTGCTAATTCGTGTGCCTCGCGAGCTTCCACATAAGAGAGTGAACGGACAGGCCAAGCGTAACGCAGGACCCGTACAACAGTTATTACTAATAGTACAATCAGTATGAACCGTAACATCGCGCTATTACTCCCGTACCAAAAAATCATCAGTCCAAGCGCCTAACCCACCTGTCATATTCACAACGTTATAACCCTTCTCAATTAGCAGCTCACAAGCCAGTCCACTTCGCCCACCACTTAAGCACATCACAATCGTCTCTTCATTAGGATCCAGG
This window of the Paenibacillus sp. FSL R10-2734 genome carries:
- a CDS encoding carbohydrate ABC transporter permease, whose amino-acid sequence is MVRKNLDERIFNAVGYPFVGILAIICFIPFLLILASSFSSEQSIIQHGYSLFPREFSLEGYKLVFENPESILRSYGVTLLVTVVGTGLAVFIGLMTGYVLQRPDFEWRNRFSFFFFFTTLFSGGLVPYYIMCVKYYGLKNSIWALILPSLVSVWNILLAKGFMRGIPFAIVESAKIDGAGDIRIFIQLILPLSKPVVATLGLFTALGYWNDWYHAMLFISDDKLYPLQYFLYKLLGDIQAIRSIMEQSGEYIASFPVESLKMALTVVVTGPIIFLYPFVQKYFVKGLTIGAVKG
- a CDS encoding ABC transporter permease subunit, whose product is MGNPFVKRLIKHRVLLLMLLPATLHVILFAYIPMGGVVLAFKKFQYSLGIFGSPWVGIENFKYFFLSGDAWHVTRNTILYNLAFILIVTSMQIITAIFLSEIGSKFFKKIAQSVMFLPFFISWVIVGSIVYNIFNFEHGMLNSTLALFGVDPVNVYGDAGIWKYLIVFFKLWKELGYGTVIYLAAIISIDPEMYDAGKIDGANLFQRIRYIMLPSILPMIITLFLLSVGQIFRGDFGLFYQLIGDNGALFAQTDIIDTFVFRSLLKSSEIGMAAAAGFYQSAMCFLTILLVNFIIKRINSDYALF
- a CDS encoding helix-turn-helix domain-containing protein, encoding MINVLVVDDDNLVRRGLISAMPWSRFDMQVIGEASNGEMALEFMENHSVELLMTDLSMPVMSGLELMKATKERFPEVFMIVLTLHQDFEFVQEALRLGAIDYIAKIQLEREHFEEVLGRIHSRLLHERGKGVDTISSNHRLDTFVSDVGYIIYSSLEQADTQWEQAMLGTGEWIEIYGNCWFWQPDAVKANNEVLKRIPTPRDWMIVKVEGLQGRERSDVFRILRRDSHKHFFYLDAIENDMITAHMDNMDKAPIVMNEEVLAAQMSEWLNFNWMRDNSLLRQLLQELKALQLSVPRLSRFMMEISSEWNKCYSSAVSSNASMPGPFMHWNECEGWFINLKKSVSDEIGSQYSKEVVNCIMVAVRIVHEELGQQVFAVDVAKRVNMSRSYFNQCFKDIVGRSFNEFVQQARIEKAKEYLMRTNRPIVWISEQIGYSDDKYFSRLFREQTGKTPSEFRRGEQ
- a CDS encoding histidine kinase, translated to MLDLRHKIGGWFQQLTLKNRIALLFAASALIPFVSTVLLSYNAMSSILLSKLDSGVNSNLKQVQLSLESAYNNLNTVTQQLSIQSSTGYKLQQLILSHEEAEQQQLSTEIQEELSLLTFTNPTVGLALYYDANEGKIISESTSVKSIFSIDDLTSVISDRYGVLDFAPHLSYERYSNEKVVSALKKIEIPGRDNIYIYVESAYDLTKSILDSRISLQSFHLILDSSGKVAFSEDENIFKHGEQFLTLQEKDVSGQRKGYYWFEITSTQGWSIISLVPKASYNYERDKWVIQIFLIFLLFVVVIALISLLLWKMIYHPLREFNREIKWMSIGQFHRQSAVTHIPEFDSLLLQFSEMKIQISELFTEVEMKEKKRADLEIEKLLYQINPHFLMNTLDTIHWLAVINGQDEIDRLVSSLNKLLFYNLGKLGEQSTIREEIDSLNQYLLLQQIRYNFKFDMRIKVDERVMDVLVPRFILQPIVENALYHGLNDKGSIQVEVNRHDEDIVISIADNGSGISEEEIKRLLTEEQSDFRKVGMGIGMNYVKRMMQSYYEGRAKLDIESELGIGTTVYLTIPFLEKEETK
- a CDS encoding glycoside hydrolase family 3 C-terminal domain-containing protein, with translation METVASKYPFQQIDLPLNERVQDLISRLTLDEKVSLIPQYQAAIERLGVGAYKHGTEAAHGISWLGKATSFPQPSGLACTWNPELMKEIGSAIGDEARAFYKKNPTVNGLTLWAPTVDMERDPRWGRTEEAYGEDPELTGQLSTSLVQGIQGDHPVYLKAVATLKHFLGNNNEIERGNCSASIDPRNMREYYLEAFKPAFQEGGAQSMMTAYNSVNGVPVILHPAVMDVVKGEWDMDGFIVSDAGDLFGIVKDHKYYESFAQSMAESIKNGIDSVTEETEETIKVLHEALNQSLLAEEDLDRALTNTFRVRFRLGEFDPAEGNPYTAIDDSVILSKKHAELSMEAAKQSIVLLKNEQATLPLSKTELNKVAIIGPLGDEAFRDWYSGTLPYGVTPLQGVSKKLPGKQVTFESGADQIILTSAANGQAIGITGEDGRLAVQHDTAEHGEMFQHTAWGWTSNTLKATSRGQYVTLNDAEKLTASADEIYGWFVKESINIVPEAEGTVSLRTWNDKLISVNAEDGTLQVADQDANADARLFKKNIVTNGIKAAVEAAKAAEVAVVFVGNHPLLNGKEEIDRPDIVLPEEQERLVKAVYEANPNTVVVIVGSYPISSTWIDENIPAVLYTSHSGQELGNAVAEVLFGDYSPSGKLNMTWFRSVEQLPELMDYDIIKGKRTYMYFDGEPLYPFGHGLSYAQTSYSNLNVSTNDLQQDDTLNISVQVDNTGAVDGDEVVQLYVQALNSRVKRPIKQLKGFEKASIAAGQSHTVEFTLPVSELAFWDVTREQYCVENGEYAILIGRSSADIQLSAQITVQGDIIPSRNLYNNTKAENYDDYEGVYLDECKAGGASIHPVKEGAWIAFNDVLFDHGAIAFEAVVSSAKGGSIEIRTGSPAGKQVGSVTVPSGRVLQQWSTLTGEVSIESGTTDVYVVFNGEVLLSRVQFNQ
- a CDS encoding winged helix-turn-helix domain-containing protein encodes the protein MGFTEEHSRWVEDHISRRTGERRGRLERGHGHGERMFVEKVWWPMMGHFNDFHPEYEVADWRSKPYFVDFVWKPGQVKFAFEIKGYGPHVQNTDRTRYRQELNRETYLQIAGYRVVAIPYDDLEANPELTITLLRPLLMPYLALRAEEKMDFSRLERDILRIAVRSNGCIRPVDLVRELGIDLRTARKYMRSLCEKGKFNPVVSQVSGRVCRYEYVHSFRDIHLW
- a CDS encoding rhodanese-like domain-containing protein, which produces MDLSSIFSRLGFGNSASVRTLKVAEFRSEMQQSKNKLLIDVREPEEYKSGFIPGAKNIPLSQLEQRLGDIPKDRDVLLYCRSGMRSKNAARILGKHGYTRLAHLQGGISSWDGKLSRR
- a CDS encoding rhodanese-like domain-containing protein, with the translated sequence MLRFILIVLLVITVVRVLRYAWPVRSLSYVEAREAHELADQSQVMKMLDVRDAVEYQEDSIRGSINISLGRLAYVWQHCLSSDDSVLILAGSYYKRNKAARILYKQGFRKLYAVNGDFLRNKITLSDISVKGCEG